A window of the Pyrodictium abyssi genome harbors these coding sequences:
- a CDS encoding WD40 repeat domain-containing protein — protein MRTVAEKRLGSEPRGVAWSPQGFLAVAEHYKRVSILSPGLEPVWARSPGLYLTGALAWSPRGRMLAVAARYGSLSPAGFTVYDVSEAVGARSLTAWLRRARRLHRVYTTGAVYSLAWSPDGGLLAAGSSIDRWILVYRARRSGPEPAWEWSVQGLHRLLFTSRDHLYVYSLAWSPRGGLLAAAGGSGGEGFTALFTRDGVLQRLSRLSWTCFSVSWSPDESFIAVACRDSLRVYDAETGALVWRSPEGWYTNVAWLDQDTLAATTRTRLHLYTWIGLEAKPEHTVEVAGFTEPGTGLSHHPGTGRLAVADTAGRRVVVLEPG, from the coding sequence GTGAGGACCGTCGCCGAGAAGAGGCTCGGCAGCGAGCCCCGCGGAGTAGCATGGAGCCCCCAGGGCTTCCTAGCAGTAGCCGAGCACTACAAGCGCGTATCAATACTCAGCCCGGGCCTCGAGCCCGTCTGGGCCCGTAGCCCCGGCCTCTACCTCACCGGCGCCCTCGCCTGGAGCCCCAGGGGCCGCATGCTCGCCGTCGCCGCGCGCTACGGCAGCCTCAGCCCAGCGGGCTTCACAGTCTACGACGTCTCCGAGGCGGTGGGCGCCAGGAGCCTCACAGCCTGGCTCCGCCGCGCCCGCAGGCTCCACCGCGTCTACACCACCGGCGCCGTCTACAGCCTAGCCTGGAGCCCGGACGGAGGCCTCCTAGCAGCAGGCAGCAGCATCGACCGCTGGATCCTGGTCTACCGGGCCCGGCGGAGCGGCCCCGAGCCCGCCTGGGAGTGGAGCGTCCAGGGGCTCCACCGCCTCCTATTCACCAGCCGCGACCACCTCTACGTCTACAGCCTCGCCTGGAGCCCCCGCGGGGGCCTACTAGCCGCGGCGGGCGGCAGCGGAGGCGAGGGCTTCACAGCCCTCTTCACCCGCGATGGCGTCCTCCAGCGCCTCTCCAGGCTAAGCTGGACCTGCTTCTCCGTGTCCTGGAGCCCCGACGAGAGCTTCATAGCCGTGGCCTGCCGCGACAGCCTCCGCGTCTACGACGCCGAGACCGGCGCCCTGGTATGGCGGAGCCCCGAAGGCTGGTACACCAACGTGGCCTGGCTCGACCAGGACACCCTAGCGGCCACGACCAGGACAAGGCTCCACCTCTACACCTGGATAGGCCTAGAAGCCAAGCCCGAGCACACGGTGGAAGTGGCGGGCTTCACCGAGCCCGGCACAGGGCTCTCCCACCACCCCGGCACAGGGCGCCTCGCTGTAGCAGACACAGCGGGCCGGCGCGTAGTAGTGCTAGAGCCGGGGTAG
- a CDS encoding Lrp/AsnC family transcriptional regulator, whose translation MIEPATLIALAALAMATLSLARTRGLHAKKDNTASQPGTQGPGEVELAQAALDERDIAILELLDSNGPMGVSEIARRLGLNKSTAWRKLRKLTNMNIVERITQNGRPLYRLRRETAATGEKQQSIAASIVEQLRRKNRQA comes from the coding sequence GTGATAGAGCCCGCGACGCTGATAGCCCTAGCCGCGCTAGCCATGGCCACGCTCAGCCTAGCCCGCACCCGCGGCCTCCACGCGAAGAAAGACAACACAGCCAGCCAGCCGGGCACACAGGGCCCCGGAGAGGTAGAGCTAGCCCAGGCAGCACTAGACGAGCGCGACATAGCCATACTAGAGCTGCTGGACAGCAACGGCCCCATGGGCGTAAGCGAGATCGCACGCAGACTAGGCCTAAACAAGTCCACCGCATGGAGGAAACTGCGCAAACTAACCAACATGAACATAGTCGAGAGGATAACCCAGAACGGGAGACCCCTCTACCGCCTACGCCGAGAAACAGCCGCCACAGGCGAGAAGCAACAGAGCATAGCGGCGAGCATAGTAGAGCAGCTCCGCAGGAAAAACAGGCAAGCCTAA